DNA from Aphis gossypii isolate Hap1 chromosome 3, ASM2018417v2, whole genome shotgun sequence:
TTTTGTGgtattgtatttcatttaatcCCAATGAAGGATTGAAAGAACAATGATTTTCTTATGTTAAATACAGgtacaaattgaataatattttgaaatgtattagcactattaacttataatttgtatagaagAGTAAAAGagagaaattttaattaattgtattaattaaatagcaaattgtaaaaagtaataatagtttataatattattgtattataaatattatgatgttaatatataatcattaattatgccatattataatcttttaaatatgagataactttttgaatattatcttattttgaaacttttcatttttttttaactggttATAATTgactttattgaattataataatgatttaatgaaaatcaacattaaatcctaatttatatttatcgtatAGATTAagacaatatatttatggttTATCTCTTGTCCATCTGTACTCCGAtatcattatacaaatatacattttttttgtatttgtattacattttgataggtattattaaaattaaatgaagtataaagttttattcaaattacatCTACACATACCTAAAcattgcattttataataatactgtatagtatgtattataattaataattattattagattttcaatctttaaaataccatatattttatatttaattttttaaataggttgttaaatgttaatcaaacatttagctatccaaagaaaaaaatattggatgtgaccatttcgttattattcaaattttactgactaattaaaatattttataatttatattcattaatttaagacAATGTCAATGCATCATTTGTTTTCTCTTTAACCAATGCACAGTATAACAAATCATTGCATTTGCATATTTGCATttagttgataaaattttttttatttctagcaAATTTACCCATGatcaaagttaaatttaagaatatcaTGTATGGCACCTCTTAAGTTTAAGttgatatttcaatttaaagaaaatgatgcagcatatattttaaaattgtaacattttacataattataactcgcatttaaattaaaatatctataaaagtcTATTAGGTTCCctagatgatattattacctttaagtttgattATAGGTCATTTcacactaataataaatttaataactcatAATTAGATTTGTTGAATGGAAATTTGCTATGTTGCACGCGGGACAGAGAGCGAGCGAAAATAAATAGGATGCTgacatttcaatttaatagtgCAATCATATTGGTGTAGAACCACgtttattagaaataagtgaaatttattgtatatttgcatTGTAGTCAATTTTCGGGTTAGAATGTATAACGAAATTGACTGATACTATATTAGCcactaggtaggtatgtacataaaacattgattttgTGGTTGATACGTAAATTACTTATGTTTATTCagaaatttactatttataaaataatataatatgatgatataatatacgtataagcTCATGTGTTATAAACCGcgtgtatttacatttatattataccgtgCAAGCTATTCGGCCGAGATATAACTTGGTCTGAGCTTAGGCGAATTGTACGCACGCACGTTTACACATGTgtcacacacacaaacaccgGCACCCACCCATCCACGTACACATGATTATGTCGTTTTAAGTTGTGTAATATGGTttagtttaatgtttttttttttttttttttatttggagtCATCGCAATAATTTTGGTGAAAgtattacagttattatatttcttacgCTGTATCTGTATATATGTGCATCGTGcgatgtatatatgtatatcttcGCCGGATTTACCTACACGGTTTATAGAAATTCACTTGACGAAAAGTTGTCTCTTCGTAATTGGGCTTTTGGGCGATAAAACCCGGGTACTTTGTTTAAAGCTCCGGGGTTTATTATTTCCGATATTGTACTGACACTGAGAATTTCTATACGGCGTGAATATGCCGCGCACGCGTAACGCgtatatcatgtatatataatatatgtgtgttttcaatacatgtatatacgagatatataataatatgctacaGAAGGTAAGGTACCTAACTCCATATCTTCTGCAAGATTTGTCTTTGTCAATgagataaaaactttaatttcaaCCCGGTGGCgtagaattataattaaacgaaACTGATTGtgcttgtataataatatattggtaatgAGATCGATTTCGAACAAATCAAATTGAATCTTAAATAATACgattgttacataatatttgatgtgCTATTGTGCTTATATGCAAATCGATTTTCGAATTTTAGTCAATTTAAataccattaatattattattcattactaatataattccgacgttcttttaatattaaacggaAACTAATTAAACCTTTTTTCTATCAAGTCGTAAAATGGCAAAGTAAATTACTTCCTGTAagttctaatatatatataaacctaaTGCACGTTGTACACACACTACACACTCCCaaacatatactatatactgttgtatactatatagacatatagtgtataatgtatatactatatattattatatgatatgtttagtttattacaGACATCTAcacttttaaaatgatttattcatactttataaaatgctATTAACTAACGAGTTTACTTCCGAATATTTTCTGTATCTATATGAAatcttagtttaaaatttaattcttaattataggtatacaatcataattcaaattaaacaaaaaaaaaaaaaaatcattctgtTCATCTCAATGCGTGTGCCATTCCGTCGTgggtaggttaggttatggTCTATGGTCTTTGTCAATGAGAAACActtgtaaaaaatacttatgacTTATGTACTGtacataaaagaataataccGTCGTCtcgtttaaataatctattcCAGCCATGATTTACGATAACTTTTGTTCGTAAACAGTTTCTTCTACTCAGTTTCTCAAAAACCTCGGCTTCCTTTTAACAAGATGTTTATCGGTTCGCCGATTTCCAAATAagagtttgtttttttcttcttcaagAATAGTTTAGGACTGCAAAACTttactaacaatataataaaaatgttttcgcaGAGTATTTGACTAGTACTGGAACTGTTGATGAACTTGGCTTGCTGCTGTCGGTCTACAATAATGGGAAAACTATTGAGCCTGTTAGCTCGAGACGAGAACAGTTGCTGTTCTGCTCAACAGAAGTAcgacatttttttagattttgaaagtaagtatattacctacctgttcataattttttttttttgagatatcttttatgatttaaacgtttttttttttttgtagctaACAGCTGttctgtaattaataataatgatttttaattttataaaaaattgaattgctATGTATCGACTGATCACGCGTTGTATCCGAGGgatatttgtaaaaacaaaatcataaataaattaaaatatattggaatGACTAGAAAAATTcctggaaaaataaaatccacttacaaatctaattaaaaatttttgaatgtatGTCGTGACGttatgcttatttttttttgttttgaaaacatttataatacaatgttagAGAATTAGTGGCATgtcatattattcatttaaacgaATATAAACGTTGTTAAAATTCTGGTGGAAAAATGTCATACCAAATTTTGAATGTTACatgattttacttttccaATATCTCTTGCACCGCATAGTCAATCAATTAAAAACGCAAAGAAAGATTAATTTGagggtaataactaatacgtGAATCCATATTCAACAGCGTGGTAGATAATGTTTGCCGTTTggaatattactataatttatcggCGAATTGCATTGTGTTAGtacttatgtatacaattttatgtttttcaggTGCCTAtggaattttaatgtttttattatataatgttttttggcttgttaaattatcatttttttcttctgattttttaattagaactatttatactgaaaaatacattgttaattaattctctaatgtttcattattactaaaaatcaaCTTAAAAAGTAGTTTGAACTGTTGAAgtgcttaaataatttaaacttttaaatactgtaaaacttaaagttttgacatcaaataaaatgttcaaaatggACTTTCATTAGGTACCTCTTAAAGGAATTGTTACagactttatttaaattctctgcatatattaacaaatagttttttttttcattcacttAGTTATTTAATCGAGACTTAGAGAAGAATTGTCTCAGTTTATTTTGATTCTTAAGTTGAAACTTAGGAATTCTAAAGAACATAATTGTTGTAATTTGTCTAgtcatttaatttagatatgtGCTTTAACAGATCTagcttttatacaatttttataaataatcatacctatttataaaaataatcagttactattggcatattataaatattattctatgacgtttgattactttttaataactgcaaatttcattaatttccttcaaataatttgaagcaatgattcaatatttcttgtattaatttatttgagaaACATTATTCAAAGATCTATAAAAAGtaactacctatattgaacaaatatttttacaaactatGTTAATTTGTTTCTGAAAATTAAGGTATTTTCTAGTATCAAGTAGGTATCaaccgtaaaataataattgtattaaaatttaataagtttttgttcgtatagtattttttaaaacctctTCTGCTAAGTAACTGTTAtgtcattttttatacatatacttaatgtagtaatttaaaaataaagcacgtgcctaatatatatgtatttaactttttgataggtactataaaaattacctaaatataaccttaatataaatatagttaagttGAATGTAATCttaggtataggtatctaGAGCATTGTAGTAACTCTTCTTGGTTagcttttttattcaatatattctcattatttaaaaatgaagctTATCCCCTTAatcaaaatcttttttaacataaaaatactataatagtataaaaaaattataattaattttgtacgtaaaaatagatttttgaatgtttttatgtttcataaaaaacattgcatttaaCAATTCACGGCACCTTGGTTTTAAtgtgtgttatttaataagacACTGTcagtaaaaatgatttcatCTAAACTATTGGATGacgttatatacgtattactgACTTTCTTTATTACGATATGGATATGACTCATTTAAGTGATTCATTAAGAtggtgttttttttacatatgttaatgtagtaataataattatattacactattgTAATTTACGAGTTTCgaacaaattatgtttataatgtaggaatacattattttaatagacttCGCGTTGTGTACATTATGTTTGCACTCTgcattatatttgataaacgataactaatgtattattattgcattaattaTATGCTCAACTTTGACCGatgacatttataaattagaataaatgaATGTTTCATTCAATTTGAATTTCTAGATGCCCAGCCTACTGAAAGTGAAATGCAACTATTTGACGAGGTTCAAATTGTGCTTACCGAGGCCTCTGACGTGCTTTCCGATCTCAAACATTACGCAGGCGCTGACCAATACATACGAGCTGCAATTAATAACCCAAGTGCCGAACAAAATGCATTAACTTGGGAAGCGTTGATGCCCCGAATTCGCACTTTGAGACGGTTCTATTTTTTCTCACAAAAAATAGgtaagattttatattaataaaatatttaaattctataaacaaaaaagcAAGTTATAACTTGTTCTTAGTTTACTatagaaaatgttaataataattgattatcaacactaatatatgtatttaataagtataattaataatattaagtatcaatGGATATTTTCCTCTCACCgtgtattttgttatacgctacttatacagttatatctgattattaattataactaaacatattaacttattatcattatcatattatatatatattatattatcattataatataatgccattagaattatttttattatttaacgatatcctatatacgttttatatgtGGGCTGCCTCCCAAATGCGGATAaccgttgttatttttattaggtacctaactataaatatgtgtatagtttGCTATTTAACAATGTTTCGTGTTTTATACTACagttataatatctacatCATTATATGATTATCGTATTGTTTTACAacactaaatacattttaatcttCTGGcgatacacattttatttttatatctcagtataaatattatattattaaaataaattctattatagGTAACAACAATTCAGTTGGTTTAGTTTCATTACTcttttgttgaatattataacgtgTTAATCTATctaaagtacctatagtattgtttataatcaattcgttttacattttattttgtaaaatagttttaactatatttttaactgaataacctatacctaattaaatttcacagttattaataattttctatttttatttttatttttatttaaattatttatttcgtgtAAAATcgctaaatttaattaagtttgttttattgaccatatatttttttcgttggATCGCATTATCGGTAGATACCTCTTTTTTGAATCTCCGAAAGTTAATCAAAACacgcttttatttattttgtgtttcagCTTTCGTTGTACCTCAAATTCTAACTGAAATATGTTCAGATGATATAACCCCATCTTTACATCTAGAAAATCAACAAGCTCTAGTCAAACAGTTTTCCGAGATCATTGAGTTTGTATTGAAGTTCGATGAATATAAGGTATACTGTCGTTGGcagtatttcattataaaactttattaaaagtCGTTTGAACTAAatcattgttttcaaatttcagATGCGAACTCCAGCgattcaaaatgattttagcTATTACAGACGAGTGTTGATGCGTGAAGGCGCATCAGTGCATTCGTTCACGGACCAAGATGAAGATTCTAACAGCAACCTGAATGTGGCCAACAAAGTGTCGTTATTCTACGCAGAAGCAACACCAATGTTAAGAACGCTGTCAAACGTCACTTCACAATTTTTGAACAAAGTAACTACTTActgttactatattatacaggagTTAGCATTAtcctatctaaatattttaccgaTTTACAATGCAAAGTGTCATTATCTGGATaaactatagaataatatatactacaaataattattttattatctaatactggattgtatgtataaatgcCTATATAGAgtatacatttctttttaaacttttttttataattcgttTTGACTGTTTGTCATTCTATAGCCATAACCATTccaatcaaatatttactcCGCATGTCAAcagttgacatttttttctttctatttTCAGGATAAACGACTCGTTGATTATGCCATCGATATGCTGAGTACCATGGTAAAAGTGTGTATACGCATGTTGGAAACACCGTAAGTTATATCAACTTTTCGACAGAATTTAGTTATAATCgcaacgtattataaaaattgtatgcgtGTTTTACAGTACCGTTCAGTTCAGAAAACAAGAAACACACCTTTTCATGCTTCGCGTACTTGTCGgcctaattattttgtacgatCACGTGCACCCAAATGGTGCGTTTGTCAAGACTTCCAACATAGACATTAAAGGTTGCGTACGGCTGCTTAAAGACCAACCGGAAGAGTTTCAGACTGAAAACCTGTTGAACGCACTGAGGTAATGAGATTTGGAATCTGCTAGAGATCGGAACCGAGacgatatacctacttaccttGTGGACAACAATGATGATtactattgataaaattgtttgtttattttcccCACACAGGTATACGACAGCCCATCTAAACGACCCATCTACATCGAAAACTGTCAGATCCCTGCTCATGGAggcgtaatttttttatttatacaactgCTCAACCCAAGatctgatttttataaaatcatatatttttgtaataagtattatataatttattattttaacatgtagtattattttataagttaacgGATACATCATGtacaatattgtgttttaagatatattttttaatatcctgTTTTCACAActaagtgtattattaaattagtacttttttattaagactCCGcgctatgtttttttttttaaaattatttacagattATTGAAGTCCATCTCTCGTGTATATATTGCTATATTGCATATacaaatacctactaattactatatcattatgcaatatattttgcataatgtgtataagaataataacgtatgaatttattattacttaatattttaacgtttcGAGATCAAAGAATAAAGTCACGTATACCGAACAATTACCTTAtagattttatgatataaccaattataatgtataggtaactTATATTACGTGTTAAAAGCTCATTAATCAGTAAGGGTTCTCCGCTAGCAATCGGCACTTTTTAATTACCACCGAGAGCTTATATTACCGCGGtaacttacattttataaaaatacacactaTCGTATAgtcaagtattttttatctagCGCCTAcctaatatgatataactttaTTGGCCATTTCGTGTTATCCATGACGGGACCATAATAATGAATGTAGGTTTATCGCCggcgtatacattttatgagtGGATTGCTTCTTTTTTCCTTTTGGAGTCGGATCTATTttcatgtattaataataacgtaaccgtataaatataattaaaaattaagattactGAAGCCAAGAAAATACTCAAGGAGTTAATTTTTGCGTAGACGAAGCTCTAAGTATCAAAgacattatactaaataatgttAACCTCCTCCCTGGCCGCGCTTCATAGACGTCACtgaagtgtattataatataggtatctactgTATATACGCTGTTGGGACTCGGAAGGCTATTTTATTTCGCACCGTGTAAAATATGCCAGTTATTTCGACACCGGGATAATAAATCGCGTAGTCTTCTATTTCAAAACGAGAAAATCGCGATctatcgtgtttttttttctggtacACGTATCATCGGAACGCAAAACGGACGGGCAATTCAATTCCCGTAAAAGCGCCCCGCCTCAGAGGATTTCCACTACGAAGTCGACTTATaagtcatttaaatattttataagtgcatacatattatatactatgtacatattattatgcatgcgTGTGGCAAGGGAGCGCGAAAGTGTAGACGATTACGTATTAAAATCGTCGAATGTGAACCTACATATTTCACCGATTCGTTTAAATATGCTGATTTTTTGGCGAAACTTGAGatcatttttcgattttgcACGTGTGATACgatacgtatattttgtacGCGTGCAAGAGATGTACTACGATGCACGACTGATTGATAAATGCatgcggtttttttttatttatttttattcatcacTATGTTTAAAACTCCCTCATAGCTTTTTTCTCCGCGTTCCTGTGTCTCTCATTCCGTCATTAGCGAAGTATAAGACCAGTGGGGTTAATCACTCGTAAATTACAAgttataacctatattataaaatgcgaCTAGAgcacttaaaatattcttctaCACTTCTTTTGATCACGTTCGTTGAACTTCAGCATTTGTCGCCTATATGGTTATGCTATTATAGGTGGTATGTATAACAACGTGTACGACGGCATATTCGTGTCACAAATTTTCTAAGCGACCATGTTGTAATAAGTGCTATATTTTGTCGTACACGCGTttctaatttagattttagtaaGTACGTACATTTTTGCGTTTTTCTCCTTTTACTGTACATTTATTCCATTTgcttttaggtacctatacgcataaataagtataacaatcgttgtattattatttttgggtgCAATCTTTTCGAATTAAATCCGAGCAGCGAGGACTGTTACAACCCttgtatgtgtgtaaatagGTGAACGCGCGCTAAGTGACCGTTTATACTCATACCGTTGTCGTTGGCCGATATCGCAATGGCGTGGAGGGGAAGTGAAGTTTCGTCGTAATTACCACCTGGTCGACTACCGATGTACGTTCGGGGAAGGACGACAACGGTAAAATTATACGTTATTTAAAAGGGATTATATACGCCGTTTAATTATAGGATAAGTGCTTTTATATTGCACGCCCTCGGGATCGTTGtgatcgtcgtcgtcgcagtCGTCTGTACaaactaggtaggtatttgTACAAACGTTGcggattgtttttaatttacgcCACCGCTGTCGTGTTTGCGTTGTCCGGCGATATCACATACAATCTGATTAATTATTGCAAAAATGCGGTATGAGTACCGCccatttatatacttacagaGACCATACAGTGattgtatacgtattatgGACCATTGTTGTTGACATCATCGTCCCTCGTGGTGGTCGTATAGTatgagtacctatacctacctattgttattataaaattatttatatgtatagagtATAGGGTGCGTTCCGTTAAggcttttaatattaaccgTTATCGATGTGTGCCGTTATTGTTTTAGACTCCACGCGAGCGAGACGCAGAGATTTGTAAAACAAACGAAGAAACAAACACATGGTCGTTCATTGCCGTCCGGTCTGTCTCCGatgtaacatttatttattatatacttcacCTAGGTATCTAATCTATGGATATAGCTGCTGGTTTTTGTGCGCTTTACCACCCCCGCGATGGCGTCCGAAAGGTATACGacatttttatgaacacaCGCATATAAACTCAGtaggaaaaaaaaacggaaaatttaatttagcgtCGGaacgcatatattatatatatgatataatatatattatgtacactgcGCTggatacaaacaaaatatataggtagtatttcTATCACGCGTCCGTAAACATTTTGCgggcgaaaaaaaaaaccaaacattttatgcgcggcttataaatatttgatggcGATATTAAACCCGGGTacaacaatatcataatatataatatacacgcacGCGTTTTCACGACGCCGTCTTACACCGTCGCagagtttaaaattcaaaaaacgaAAATCGAACT
Protein-coding regions in this window:
- the LOC114122117 gene encoding CYFIP-related Rac1 interactor B, which produces MNLACCCRSTIMGKLLSLLARDENSCCSAQQKYDIFLDFENAQPTESEMQLFDEVQIVLTEASDVLSDLKHYAGADQYIRAAINNPSAEQNALTWEALMPRIRTLRRFYFFSQKIAFVVPQILTEICSDDITPSLHLENQQALVKQFSEIIEFVLKFDEYKMRTPAIQNDFSYYRRVLMREGASVHSFTDQDEDSNSNLNVANKVSLFYAEATPMLRTLSNVTSQFLNKDKRLVDYAIDMLSTMVKVCIRMLETPTVQFRKQETHLFMLRVLVGLIILYDHVHPNGAFVKTSNIDIKGCVRLLKDQPEEFQTENLLNALRYTTAHLNDPSTSKTVRSLLMEA